Genomic segment of Iocasia fonsfrigidae:
AACCCCTGACCGTTAATTCCTTTCTATTTAAATACTCAAACTGTTCCGGGGTAATCTTAAAAGCAGTATGTGGTGTACCAATATACATTACACTCCCCTTATTAGCTGCTATCTCCAGACATAAAAGCTCAGTCTGTGGTACCCCTGCTGTCTCTAAAACCATCTCAAATCCATTACCATCGGTAATATCATTTACCCTCTCCCGGAAATTTTTATTCCTTGTATTAATTAGATAATCTGCGCCCAGCTCTTCAGCTAATGCCAGTTTATCTTCATCGATATCAAAAACAGTTATCTCTTTGGCACCCATAATTTTAGCAGCCTGTAATGTTAGTAACCCAATTGTCCCCATTCCGGTAATAGCAACACTGGTCATAGGTTTAAAGTCCATCAAAAATAGACCGTGTAGGGCTACAGTAATCGGCTCCAGGAAAGCCCCCTGAACATATGATACCCCTTCCGGTAGTTTAACAAGATTCATTTCAGGAACCTTAACATATTCAGCCCAGGTCCCAAATTCCCTGGAACCAATAAAGCTATAGTTATTACATAAAGCAAAATCCCCTTTTAAACAACTCTCACACTGATGACAGGGTTTTAATGGGGCCGCAGTAACTCGATCACCCTTTATGAAGTCAGCCCTCACACCCCTTCCTATCTCTGCTATTTCCCCTGCAAATTCATGTCCAAATACATTAGGGTAGTAATGTGATGCGTCACCCAGGACCCTGGGCAGATCTGAACCACAGATACCTGTTGCTTTAACCCTGATTAAAACCTCATGTTCATTAATTTCAGGTCTACTGATCTCTTCATACCGCAAATCCCTCTTCCCATGTAATACCGCTGCCTTCATTATTAATTAACCTCCCATTTTGAGAAATAAAATAATATTCTTAATATCTGAATAAAACTTTGATATAAATTAATTTTCAGAAATATTATAAAGAACTTGATAACTATCCTTTAGTTTCTGATATAAATCTATATAGAGCTGATAATAATCATGATAAATATTTAATTTAGCCTGGTCTGGTTTGTGAACTCTAGCTATCTTGATAGTAGTCTCAACAGCGTCTTCAAAATTACTGTAAACCCCTACACCTACTCCTGCCAGAATAGCTGCCCCCAGACTGGTTGCCTGGTCTGCATAAGGGATCTTAATCGTTTTATTAGTAATATCAGACTTAAGCTGAGTCCAGACTTCACTATTGGCAGAGCCGCCTACACTATTAAGCTCTTCAGCAACAGCACCCACCTCTTCGGCAGTCTCCAGATTATGGCGTAATGAATAAGCAACACCTTCCATCATCGACCTGATCAAATGTTTTCTCTCTTTATCATATGATAAACCAAAAAATACTCCCCTTGCTTTAGTATCCCAAAGTGGCGACCTTTCACCAGCCATATAAGGCAAAAACATAAGTCCTTCACTACCGGCCGGAACACTTGCTGCCTCCTGGCTCATGACCTGATAAGGGTTTTTACCCTGTTCTTCAGCCAGTTTGTGTTCATAAAAACCCAGTTCCTTATTAAACCAGTTAAGAACACCTCCTCCTCCAACTGTACCTCCCTGTAGGAGCCATTTATCTGGTACTACATGATTACCCAGAATTAATTTTGGATGAATAACTGCCTTATCTAATACAATACTCATTCCTCCGGCCTGTCCGCCTTGTTCCTGGGTCTGACCAGGTTTAATTACCCCAGCCCCCAGAGTACAACAGGCTGCATCCAGTCCACCAGCAACAACAGGTATCCCCTCTTTTAAACCGGTCTCTACTGCTGCTGACCTATTTACCTTACCCACAACTTCATGGGGAGAATATAAAGGGGCCATTAAATCTAATGATATATCTAACTCATTAGCAATCTCTTCAGCCCATTCATCCTTATGTATATCGAAAAAATGAAAACCATAGCCCTGTGATAAATCCTGGGAATATTCTCCACTCAACTTATACACTATATAGGCATTACTCTGCAAAAACTTATAAGTTCTTTTATAAATATCAGCTTCATTATCCCTCAACCAGAGCATTTTAGGAGTAATATAGGCTGAATCGACAGGATTGCCATTAGTATTAATCAGTCTTTCCTCACCAATATAATTTTTCAAATAAATAGTCTGCTTTTCAGCCCTTCTATCAAGCCAGATCATAGCCCTCCTTAAAGGTAAACCATCTCTATCAACTGGTAAACAGGCCCAACTATGTCCATCAACACCAATGGCAAGAATATCATCTGTATTTATGTCATAGCTATTTTTTATTTCATTAATCCCTCTACAAACCTGCTCCCACCAGTCTCCGGCATCCTGTTCAACACAATTTTCACCAAAATAATATGTCTGGTATTCCCCCAGATAAGTACTAATAATACACCCCGCAAGGTCAAAAAGGCTTATCTTACAGCCAGATGTACCAATATCAATTGCCAGTAAATATTTAGTATCCATATAACTTTCTCCTTTAAAATTTTTGATAGAACAAAGTGACCTAACAATCATTCAAACTTAATCAATAATTATTAATTTTTTTACTATAGGAATTCTTCTTATATAAAGTCAACTTGTTATCATAATACAGACAAATATATTTACTGGACGACTCTAGAAATTATCCGTAGGCAGGACGCCGAAGGATAATTTCTCGACAGTAAGCGGAGGTAGGACACCGCAGCGCAACCTTAAACTGTTCTTGGGCGAACTACTTAAATGCGGAGTGCCTGCGGTACACGACAAGGGGAGTAAATATATTTGTCGGTCTTTAAAGTTATCTACAATCTTAAAAATATCATTTGCCTTTTAGAATTTATTATAAACGTTTCATATTATAATATTATATAGCACTAAACGTTTCGTTTTAACGCAAAATTTTTCACCCTTCATTTAATTTCCTCACAGAGTCTTTAATAATAATCCTGCTTTTCAAACGGTAGACAGCAGGATGCTTACTCATATCCTTTTTAAGCCTTTTCAGCATTAATCTGGCGGCTGTTTCACCTATTTCATCCATCGGCTGGGTAACAATGGAAAGAGACGGCTTAATTATCTTGGCCAACTGTAAATTATCATAACCAATTAGAGATAATTCATCAGGCATTTTAATATCTAGTTCATTTATTCCCATTATAGAACCTAAAGTCATTTCATAATTAGTAACAAAAATAGCTGTCGGTGGTTCTGCTAGTTTCATCAAATTGATTATTTCCTGATGACCGCTCTCTATCTGATAATCACCAAAGCGTATTAAGTCTTTATCCCTGGCTATATTATAATCCTCATGAACCCGATCATACCCAGTTAATCGTTCAACAGCAGTATAATGTTCCTCAGGTCCACAAATAATACCTATCCTTCTGTGTCCCCGGTGAATAAGCTGTTCAACAGCATCATAGGAACCATTAATATTATCAGTCAGTACTACATCACAATTAACCCCTTCGATATTTCTATCTATTAAAACCACCGGTAAATCTTTATTAACCTTATTTATTAGTTCATTATCTTCCGAACAACTGGGTACCATAATTATCCCATCAACATTTTTACTAAGTAAAAAATTCAACTTTTCCTTTTCTAATTTTTCATCTTCTCTATAATCACAAATTATGGTACTATAACCCTTTTGCAGTAGCAGGTTTTCCACCTTAGACACAATAGTCGTAAAAAACAAATTGGTTAAACTAGGTATTATAATTCCCACTGTCATGGTCTCATTTGTTTTTAAACCTCTAGCCATAACATTAACCTGATAGTCCAGTTTAACAACTGCTTCATCTATTAATTCCTTATTCTTATCTAAAACATTACCTCCATTAAGGTATTTAGACACTGTTGCTATAGACACACCTGCATATTTTGCAACATCCTTTATCGTAGCCATCTCTATCACCTTTTTATTATGAAATTGTCAAAGTATATTCTTATAAATTACAATAGCGCTAAACGTTTCGTGTAATATAATATTAACATTCTGACTTATTCCTGTCAAGCATTTTTTGAAAATTCCTTCTTATGATAAATTATTCCTTTAAGTGTGTGTTCGAAAAGATAAATAGGGGATTATATATCCCTGAACGAAGTTAAGGTGTTACCGTTGAGTGAAGGGATATATAATCCCCGGTGGTATATACTGATACTTTTCGAACAGACTCTTTAATAATGATTGCATGATTATTTTATCGTAACTAATCTAATTAAATCAAGGATAAAAGCACCTATTTCAGATAAGACATCTTAAAAAATATCAAAAAAATGAGGAAGATTTTTGTAAAAATCTTCCTCTATCACATAACAATCTATTTATTAATTAACTGGAAAGCCATCCTCCATCAACAGGAACAATTGCTCCATTCATATAATTAGAAGCTTTAGAAGCTAAAAATATAGCTGCACCTTTTAAATCTTCATTTTTACCCCATCTTCCAGCAGGTATTCTATTCAGTATGTTTTCACTTCTCTTTTTATCCTGACGAAGTGGTGCAGTATTATTTGTTGCAATATAACCAGGTGCAATTGCATTCACATTAATATTTTTAGCAGCCAATTCATTACAAAAAGATTTAGTAATACCTGCCACAGCGTGTTTACTCGCTGTATAAGAAGGAACAAAGACACCTCCCTGATACGACAACATCGATACTATATTAATTATTTTACCTTTTATATTGTTTTCTATAAAATATTTAGCAGTTTTTTGACTTAATAAAAACAAACTACGTAAGTTAACAGTTAAAACATCATCCCAGTCTTTTACAGAAAAATCCAATATTGGATGTCTTCTTATTATAC
This window contains:
- a CDS encoding xylulokinase — protein: MDTKYLLAIDIGTSGCKISLFDLAGCIISTYLGEYQTYYFGENCVEQDAGDWWEQVCRGINEIKNSYDINTDDILAIGVDGHSWACLPVDRDGLPLRRAMIWLDRRAEKQTIYLKNYIGEERLINTNGNPVDSAYITPKMLWLRDNEADIYKRTYKFLQSNAYIVYKLSGEYSQDLSQGYGFHFFDIHKDEWAEEIANELDISLDLMAPLYSPHEVVGKVNRSAAVETGLKEGIPVVAGGLDAACCTLGAGVIKPGQTQEQGGQAGGMSIVLDKAVIHPKLILGNHVVPDKWLLQGGTVGGGGVLNWFNKELGFYEHKLAEEQGKNPYQVMSQEAASVPAGSEGLMFLPYMAGERSPLWDTKARGVFFGLSYDKERKHLIRSMMEGVAYSLRHNLETAEEVGAVAEELNSVGGSANSEVWTQLKSDITNKTIKIPYADQATSLGAAILAGVGVGVYSNFEDAVETTIKIARVHKPDQAKLNIYHDYYQLYIDLYQKLKDSYQVLYNISEN
- a CDS encoding LacI family DNA-binding transcriptional regulator, encoding MATIKDVAKYAGVSIATVSKYLNGGNVLDKNKELIDEAVVKLDYQVNVMARGLKTNETMTVGIIIPSLTNLFFTTIVSKVENLLLQKGYSTIICDYREDEKLEKEKLNFLLSKNVDGIIMVPSCSEDNELINKVNKDLPVVLIDRNIEGVNCDVVLTDNINGSYDAVEQLIHRGHRRIGIICGPEEHYTAVERLTGYDRVHEDYNIARDKDLIRFGDYQIESGHQEIINLMKLAEPPTAIFVTNYEMTLGSIMGINELDIKMPDELSLIGYDNLQLAKIIKPSLSIVTQPMDEIGETAARLMLKRLKKDMSKHPAVYRLKSRIIIKDSVRKLNEG
- the kduD gene encoding 2-dehydro-3-deoxy-D-gluconate 5-dehydrogenase KduD — its product is MIMDLFNLDNKIAIVTGCSSLKGIGYSIAEGLAEAGADIAGVARSDLSEVKKSIESNTGKKFLKIQVDLLEEESINKIVEEALAKYGQIDILVNNAGIIRRHPILDFSVKDWDDVLTVNLRSLFLLSQKTAKYFIENNIKGKIINIVSMLSYQGGVFVPSYTASKHAVAGITKSFCNELAAKNINVNAIAPGYIATNNTAPLRQDKKRSENILNRIPAGRWGKNEDLKGAAIFLASKASNYMNGAIVPVDGGWLSS
- a CDS encoding galactitol-1-phosphate 5-dehydrogenase — its product is MKAAVLHGKRDLRYEEISRPEINEHEVLIRVKATGICGSDLPRVLGDASHYYPNVFGHEFAGEIAEIGRGVRADFIKGDRVTAAPLKPCHQCESCLKGDFALCNNYSFIGSREFGTWAEYVKVPEMNLVKLPEGVSYVQGAFLEPITVALHGLFLMDFKPMTSVAITGMGTIGLLTLQAAKIMGAKEITVFDIDEDKLALAEELGADYLINTRNKNFRERVNDITDGNGFEMVLETAGVPQTELLCLEIAANKGSVMYIGTPHTAFKITPEQFEYLNRKELTVRGSWMSYSAPFPGKEWTLGAYYLGKKKIRIEKLLDRVIPLKEIWTAFEDIDQGKIKGKVMLEV